The nucleotide window GCGTTATCTAAACAGGTTGCTTTTCGAGACATACTTTGAATAATTCGACGTCGTTTCAAAATCTGAACCCAACGAATATTCTGATATTGGAATCCTTGGTCTGAATGGATTGTTGTGCGATAACCTAATTGTTTGGGAATGCGATTGATTGCTGACTCTAAAACCTTTGTCGTGAATGTCACAGTTGGATTTAAAGAAATATTATAGCTAAGTACTTCGCCAGAAAACAAATCATAGATACACGTAAAATAAGCACGCTCTTCAATCGTTTTCTTGCCCCAACGAATTTCAGTAATGTCTGTCGTTAATTTTTGATAAGGACGATCTGACATGAACCGGCGGTTAAGTCTGTTTTTCGCAATAGTGCCAACCGTTCCTTTATAAGAATTATACTTTCGAGATTGTTTACTAAAGGCAGTCGACAGTAGGTTTAATTCTCGCATCAAGCGTAATACTTTCTTGTGGTTAACGACTATACCCATTTCGCGTAATTGCCCAGTAACCTGACGATAACCCGCCGCAGGAGCCTTAGTCTTGAAATCAGTAATTGTTTGTTTAAGTCCCGCGTCTTTGTCGCTATCAACGGCAACGTGACTTACAGCGTAGCTGTATGTACTTTTGGCCATTCCAACTACTTTGAGGATCTTGACAAGCTTATAGCTCGACCTTAATTCTTGGATGATTTGTGCTCGTCGTCTTGTTGTGATCGAACCAAGGCCTTCAATTTTTTTAGATATTCATTCTCAATCTTTAGTAATTCGTTCTCTTCGCGTAAATGTTCTAGTTCACTTTGCTTCTTAACTTTCTTGTTTTGTTTATTCGTTGGCATTAGCTTTGGTTGCCCCTTACCACGATACAAGGCATCAACACCATTTCTTTCGAAAGAACGTTGCCATTGCCAGATCGTGGACGGCGCAGAAATATCGAAGTTAAGGGCAGTTTCAGTTAAGGACGCCTGGTTCGTTTTCATCCATTTTAAAACATTTACCTTAAAGGAGCCATCATAAACTTTTCCTGGTCTTCTAACTTCAAGTCCTTCAGTACCGAAATGTTGATATTGTCTGATCCATTTATTAACGGTTGTATAACTTTTGATCTGGTATTTACGAGCGATTAACTTAAGTCCGAGCGAAGTGGTCAAATAGTCTTGAACAACCTTAAATTTAAATAGTTTAGTGTATTTTGTCATAGTAAAACCCCCGGTATTGGATTTGGTCCAATACCGGGGGTTCACTTCAGGAAACTATTTCCCGTGACTTTTTTATCGGATTCTTGTTATCAAAGTGACTAAACCTTAGAAAATCCTTAGAGTTTCTAATTAAAATTAAATATTTTATACGGCTTCCAAGGGTTGATATAAAGGGGTTTATATCAATCTCAGTCAACTGGTATTAAAATATGCTATTGATTCTAATCATTTTATCATTTAATATATCCTCAACGCTTAGTTTTCTAAGTATCTACATAGAGGGGTCGGAATTGTATGAAGGTTAAGTCAATTGTTAAGTTAGGAACGGTGGCGTCGCTCGCGACTGTGTTACTCGCAGCGTGCGGTACTTCCTCAAGCAGTAGTAAGGCTAAGGATCAAACCTTACACCTCATGGAGACGTCATCACTGTCCTCCATGGATAACGCCAAGGCGACGGATATTATTTCTGGTGAAACGCTGAACAACACAGGTGAGGGTCTGTTACGGTTTGGCAAGAACAGCAAGACATTGCCTGGGCTAGCGAAGAGCTATTCCAAATCCAAGGACGGGTTAACTTACACGTTTAACCTGCGGAAGTCGCAATGGAGTAACGGCGAAAAGGTCACTGCGCAAGACTTCGTTTACTCATGGCAGCGGACGATTGCCCCGAAGACGGGTTCACAGTACGCTTACCTGTACGCAGATATCAAGAACGCCAACGCCATCATGAAGAACAAGAAGCCAGCTTCAGCCTTAGGAGTCAAGAAGGATGGCGACTACAAGTTGGTTGTCACACTGGAACACCCAGTTAGTTACTTCCCAACGCTGGTTGCGCAACAATGTTTCTACCCGGTTAACAAGAAAGCCGTCGACAAGTATGGCAAGAAGTTTGCGACGGATGCGAAGCACAACGTCTACAACGGACCGTTCAAGTTGACCAAGTGGTCCGGGACCTCTGACGACTGGACTTTAACCAAGAATCCGAAGTACTGGGATGCTAAGGTCGTCAAATTACAACACGTTAAGTACAGCGCTGTGAAGGACCCACAAACCGCTTTGAGTCAGTACCAAAGTGGTAAGCTAGACGCAATCTTCCTGAGTGGCCAACAACCTAAGAACTACAAGAATGATAAGGACTTCCATTCACGGGTCAGCTCACGGATCACTTACGTTGAACTGAACCAACGGAAGGATACCATGCTCAAGAACAAGAAGGCCCGCCAAGCCTTATCCATGGTCATCAACCGGCAACAATACGTCAACAAAGTTATGCAAGATGGCTCGAAGGCAGCCACGGGGATCGTTTCCTCTGGGTTAGCTATCCGCAACGGCAAGGACTTCTCTAAGACGGCCTCCGTTCCGTCAGCCACCTCGTACAACTTAGACAAGGCGAAGACCCTTTGGAAGCAAGCCTTAAAGGAAACTGGTCGGAAGAACTACTCGATTACCTTGTTAGCTGACGATACGCCAGCCGGTAAGAGTGCGACTGAGTACATTCAAAGTCAGTGGGCTAAATTGGATAACTTCAAGGTTACCAACTCTAACATTCCTTACAAGACACGGTTATCTCGCTCACAAAATGGTCAATTTGAAGCCGTTGTCAGTGGGTGGAGTGCCGACTTCCCAGACCCAATCACCGACCTGTCCCTATTCACAACCGGGAACACGTACAACAACGGGAGATGGTCTTCCAAAGCTTACGATAAGCTGATTGATGAAGCAACGACGACCAATGCTAACAAGCCTAGTGCCCGGTGGCAGAACCTGGTCGACGCACAGAAGGTTATGCTGAAGGATCAAGGAATCATTCCAGTTTACCAAACGGGGATGCCACAATTGATGAAGTCTAAGGTCAAGGGTGTCGTCTACTTCCCGGTTGGCGCTAACTGGGATTACAGCCGTGCTTACATCGCTAAGTAACTGATTAGTGTAAGTATGACGGGACCATTAGTCATTACCTTACAGGGTCATTCAGCGGTCATCTGATTGATTAACTTTGATCAGTGGCTGAGCTGCCCTGATTTGGGTCCCAATTGCAACTAAATTATGAGAGCGGTGAATCGGGGTGACCCGGTTCACCGCTTTTTTAGGTGAGAAATGGATATTAACCGTGTAGTGTTTGTAAATTCCGGCTAATTATTGTATATGTTATACAAGAAACGGGTAATTTTGCTGTATAAAATGTGAAATCAAATTTTAATTTTTATTTTAAAATGCCTATGTATCAAGTTTTGTGAAAACTATTTTAAATTAAATTAGTAATTAGCATTGATTTTAATGGTTTTCTAATATACAATTGGAAACATCAAATTTGAGGTGTCAATTTATTTCTCAAACAACTAAGAGGGGTTGGATTTAAATGAAGATCAATTCGGCAGTCAAATTAGGGACAGTCGCAACGTTTGCAGCGGTATTGCTGGCAGCGTGTGGCTCATCCTCAAGCAGTTCCAGCGAGGCTAGTAAACAAACCTTAAACTGGATGGAAAACTCAGCATTACCATCAATGGACTTATCTACGTCCACCGACGTTGTTTCAGGGGAAACAGAAAACAACACCAACGAAGGTTTACTGCGTTTCGGTAAGAACAGTAAGACGCTTCCTGGTGTCGCTAAGAGCTATACCAAGTCTAAAGACGGTAAGACTTACACCTTCAACTTACGTAAGTCTAACTGGAGTAACGGTGACAAAGTAACCGCTAAAGACTTCGTTTATGCCTGGCAACGCACCGTCAATCCTAAGACCGCTTCACAATATTCTTACATGTATGCGCAAGTTAAGAACGCTAACGCCATCATTGCCAAGAAGAAGCCTGTCTCTAGTTTAGGGGTTAAGGCAGTTGGCGATTACAAGCTGGTCGTTACCTTGACGCAAGCAACTAGTTACTTCCCAGCACTGGTTGCTAGCCCAATGTTCTTCCCACAGAACCAATCAGTCGTTCAAAAGTACGGTAAGAAGTACGCTACGAACGCTGCCAGCAACGTCTACAACGGCCCATTCAAATTGACTTACTGGACCGGGACGTCTGATAACTGGACCTTGAGCAAAAACACTAAGTACTGGAACGCAAAGAATGTTAAACTAAAGAAGATCAACTTCAAGACGATGAAGGATCCACAAACTTCATTGAGCCAGTACCAGAGTGGCAAGCTTGACGCAACTTACTTGAGTGGTCAACAACCAAAGAATTACAAGAACAGTAAGCAATACGTTGAACGGAAGAGTGCTTCGACCTTCTACATTGAATTGAACGAAAAGAAAGATTCAATGATGAAGAACAAGAAGGCTCGTCAAGCCTTATCATTAGCAATCAACCGGAACCAATTCGTCAACAAGGTCTTAGCTGATGGTTCAACTGCTGCGAAGGGCTTAGTATCAACTGGGTTAGCTTCTAAGGACGGGAAAGACTTCAACACTGCAGCCGCCGTTCCTTCTGCTACCACCCAAGACTTGGCCAAGGCTAAGAAGCTTTGGAAGCAAGCTTTGAAGGAAACTGGTCGGAAGAGCTACTCACTGACCTTGATGGCTGACGATACGCCAGCTGGTAAGAACTCTGCTGAATTCATCCAAAGTCAATGGGCTAAGTTGGATGGTTTGAAGGTTACCAACAGTAACTTACCATTCAAGACTCGGCTTGCTCGTTCACAAAATGGCCAATTCGATGCCGTTATCTCCGCATGGGGTGCCGACTTCCCAGATCCAATCTCATTCTTGTCCCTGTTTACTTCTGGTAATTCATACAACAACGGGAAATGGGCTTCAAAGAGCTACGACAAGTACGTCAAGGCTGCTTCTGGCAAGGATGCCAACGATGCTAGTGCTCGTTGGAATGACATGGTCAACGCACAAAAGACCATCTTGGGCGACCAAGGAATCATCCCCGTTTACCAACAAGGTAAAGCACAATTGGTTAAATCCAATGTTAAGGGCTTGATCTACTTCCCAACCGGCGCTAACTGGGACTTCAGTTCAGCTTACATTTCTAAGTAAGTCACGTATTAATCAGTTATTACTCGTTGGGTGAGAACCCAACATAATAAGCTTTATCGGAGAGTAAGGATTGACGCGAAGTTGGTCCTTACTTTTCGGTATTATTGCAATCATTTATCATCTTGTTGTTTTCGTGGAGTTTTTGTTAAGTTCAACAACTTAACGGTAACGAATAAGTCTACTGATTGAGAGGTAAACAAATGGCAAAGTACCTAGCAAAGCGGATCTTTTATCTGGTCCTGACCTTATTCATCGTTATTACCGTGACGTTCTTCCTAATGAAGTTGTTACCCGGGACGCCACTGACCAACCAAGCTAAATTGTCCAAGAGTCAGATTGCGCTGATTTATGAACAATATGGTTTGGACAAGCCAGTTTGGCAACAATACCTGCTGTATCTAGCAGGTGCTGTCCGTGGCAACTTCGGAACGTCCTTCCAATTCAGTGACCAACCCGTTTCCTACCTGTTATCAAGTCGGATCGGACCATCCTTGCAGATTGGGCTGCAAGCCATGATTTTCGGGGTTGTCATTGGGATCATCGTTGGGTCATTCGGAGCGATGAAACAAAATACGTGGGTTGATACTTCAGCCACGTTCGTATCGATCTTAGGTATCTCTATTCCTTCCTTCGTCTTGGCCGTCTTACTCCAGTACTACCTGGGGTTAAAGCTCGGTTGGTTCCCAATTGCTGAGTGGGGTGGCTTTATCTACACGGTGCTGCCAACCTTAGCGTTGGGCGCGACGCCGTTAGCTGAGTCGGCCCGGTTCGTCCGAACCGAAATGGTCGACGTGCTCAGTTCGGATTACATCGAACTGGCCAAGGCCAAGGGATTGAGTCGCACGGGGGTTATTTACCACCATGCGTTGCGGAACAGTTTAATTCCTTTGATTACGATTGTTGGACCGTTAGCCGTAAACATCATGACTGGGTCGATGGTTGTTGAAAACATCTTCTCCATTCCTGGTATCGGGGAACAATTCGTCAAGTCCGTCTTGACCAACGATTACCCAACCATTATGGGACTGACCATCATCTATTCATTTATGCTCTGTGTCGTTCTGTTGTTCACCGATATCCTTTACGGAATCGTTGACCCACGGATTCGGATCACAGGAAAGGCTAACTAGGAGGTAAATAAATGGCAGATACAGTAAAACTCCCTGAAGATAGCTTTAAGCCGATTTCGGCCGATGACCGGACGGCGTTAGACAGTGAAAAAATTGCGGCACCTTCTTTAACCTTCGCCCAAGACGCATGGCGGCGGTTACGGAATAACAAAGGGGCTTGGATCTCACTGATTGTGCTGGCCGTTGTGTTCATCATGGCCTTCGGTTCAATCTTTGTCTCACCACACGATCCCAACGCCGTTAATCCTTCCTATGCCAACTTGCCATCCAAGATCCCCGGTGTCGGTATCAATGGCTTCAACGGGACCTTAGTTCAGGCTGGTCAACGGGTCGACGCCTACAAACAAGCGGGCGCTTCAAACTTACATTACATCATGGGGACCGACTACTTAGGCCGGGACTTGTTCTCACGGGTCCTCTACGGGACACGGATTTCTCTGATCATCGCGTTAGTTGCGACCCTCTTTGATTTGACGATTGGGGTCACGTACGGGATGTTCTCAGGATGGAAGGGTGGTCGCATTGATACCATCATGCAACGGATCATTGAAATCATCCTGTCCATCCCTAACTTAGTTGTGATTGTGTTACTGATCTTGATCCTGAAACCAGGGATGACCTCGATCATCATCGCCATCGCGCTGACGTCCTGGACCAACATGGCCCGGCTAGTCCGAGCGCAGACGATGGAGTTAAAGGAGCAGGAATTCATCCTAGCGGCGAGAACGCTGGGAGAACGGCCGATGCAGATTGCCTTTAAGCACCTGCTCCCGAACTTGTCGAGTGTGATCATCATCAATACGATGTTCACGATTCCCAACGCCATCTTCTTTGAAGCCACCTTGTCCTACATTGGGATTGGGATTTCCTCACCACAGGCTTCACTAGGGACGTTGTTGAACGATGGGCAGAAGAACTTCCAGTTCTTACCATATCAAATGTGGTGGCCAGCTCTGGTCCTTTCCATCATCATGTTAGCCTTTAACCTCTTAGGTGATGGCTTGCGGGATGCCTTTGACCCACGGACGAAAGAGTAGGTGAAGTAACGTCATGGAGAACGAAAAAAACATTTTGGAAGTACGCAACCTTCAGGTAAATTTCAAAACCTATGCCGGTGACGTTAAGGCTATTCGGGACGTGAGTTTTGATTTACGTAAGGGTGAAACCCTCGCAATCGTTGGTGAATCTGGTTCTGGTAAGTCCGTTACAACGCGGACTATCATGGGCTTGAATGCTTCCAACGCTGACATTGCTAGTGGGAGTATCAAGTACAAGGGCGAAGACCTTTTAAAGAAGTCGGAAAAGGAAATGGAAGCCATTCGGGGACAAGATATCGCCGAAATCTTCCAAGACCCAATGACGTCTTTGGACCCAACCATGAAGATTGGTCGGCAAATTGCCGAACCCCTGATGGTGCATAAGGGTATGAAGAAAGAAAAAGCCTTGGCTCAAGCCTTGGAAATGATGAAATTAGTTGGGATCACTGACGCCGAAAACCGGATCAATGATTATCCGCACCAATTCTCTGGTGGGATGCGGCAACGGATTGTGATTGCGATTGCGTTGGTCAACTACCCAGAAATTCTGATTGCCGACGAACCCACGACCGCTTTGGACGTGACGATTCAGGCGCAGATTTTGAACTTGATGAAAGAGTTGCAAGATAAAATCTCAACCTCTATCATTTTCATCACCCATGATCTGGGTGTTGTGGCTGGGATGGCCGACCGGGTTGCCGTTATGTACGCGGGTAAAATCGTGGAATACGGAACGGTTGATGAAATCTTCTACAACCCCAAGCACCCCTACACGTGGGGCCTGTTAAGCTCGATGCCAACTATGGATACTGGTGGGGATGAATTACCATCAATTCCTGGGACGCCACCTGACTTATTGGACCCACCAAAGGGAGACGCTTTTGCCGCCCGGAATGCGTATGCTTTAAAGATTGACACTGAGAAGGAACCACCTTTCTTCAAGGTTTCCGACACGCACTACGCTGCCACTTGGTTGATGCACCCAGATGCTCCTGAAGTCACACCACCCGCACAAATCGTGGCGCGGCAGAAGAAGTACGCTGAGATGCAAGCTAAATTGGTACAAACACAACGGACAACTGGTCCGGTTGAAGAAGAGGAGGAACAGCAATAATGGATTATGAAAATGCCGAGAAAATCCTCGAGGTCAAGCACCTCAAACAATACTTCAACGTGGGCAAGAAGGATGAAGTCCGAGCCGTTGATGATATCTCTTTTGATATCTACAAGGGTGAAACCTTTGGACTAGTTGGTGAATCCGGTTCTGGGAAGACCACGACCGGACGGGCCATTATTCACTTGTACGAACCAACGTCTGGTGAAATCCTGTTCAACGGGAAAAACGTCGATAACTTTAAGAGTAAGTCTGACCAACGTGAATTCCGTCAGGACATGCAGATGATCTTCCAAGATCCCTACGCCTCACTGAACCCTCGGATGAAGGTCAAGGACATTGTGGCTGAAGGAATTGATATCAACCACTTGGCCAAAGACGATGCCGACCGTTCCAAGCGGGTGGAAGACCTGTTGGAAACTGTTGGGTTGAACAAAGATCACTCCAGTCGTTACCCCCATGAGTTCTCAGGTGGGCAACGGCAACGGATTGGGATTGCACGGGCTTTGGCCGTGGATCCTAAGTTCGTGATTGCCGATGAACCAATCTCCGCTTTGGACGTTTCCATTCAAGCCCAAGTGGTTAACTTGATGAAGAAGCTTCAGCGAGAACAGGGTTTAACGTACCTGTTCATCGCCCATGACCTCTCAATGGTGAAGTATATTTCCGATCGAATCGGGGTTATGCACTACGGCCGGATGTTAGAGATCGCCGACTCTGACGAAATCTACGCCCACCCACTGCACGACTACACCAAGAGTTTACTGTCTGCCGTCCCAATTCCTGATCCAGAGTTCGAACGGACTCGTGAGGAAATTTCGTACGACGGTTCCGGTGAAAATGATGGGAAGGAACGTCACTTAGTTGAAATTTCTCCTCGTCACTGGGTTCGGGCTGCTGATGATGAAATCGATATGTACACCAAGCGGGCCCATGCCGCGTCCTTAATTCATGATTAGTCTTTAAAAGACAACCAGCATTCTTTGTTGGCTGTCTTTTTTGCGTGAGTGTCCGCCTTCGATGGCCAAGATTGGGGCCTGCTGTGGGGACCGGAGCGAGCCAGAGTGCGGTCTCGCTCCTCGACTGGAAGCCACGGATAGCCCACCGCGTCTCCCAGCTCGTCCCACGCTGTAATCGCGCTTAGAACGCGTGAAAACACCGTCGACACAGCCGCCCCCAATCTTGGCCACCTGCGGCTGATACTTGCCGCTGAATTTGAACGTGGTGGCTGGTTGGCTGTTTAAAGGCAACGTTGGCCGATAGGCGTAGGAGAGGGACAGTAACTGATGAGGGCGGAAGGGATCTGCCTCCGGTCGCTGAGACCGGCGTCTGCTGTGGGGACCGGAGCGAGCCAGAGTGCGGTCTCGTTTCTCGAGTGGAAGCCACGGATAACCCACCGCGTCTCTCAGTTCGTCCCACGCTGTGACTATGCTTAGAGCGCGCGATAACATCGTCGACGCAGCTGCCCCCCAATCTCTGCCATCGGAGGCTTACACTTAAACGTAGTGGTCAATTAGCAAATCAGTCCTAACGGTTTAAATGGGGTCACGTAACGGTTCGTTAAGCGTGGTAAAATGATTGGCTGCGCCGCTGATGTGTGTAGACAATGACAATGGAGTTATTAATAGACGCAAAAAAACAGCTACCCATTCACAAGTATTTCGTGAGTGGGTAGCTGTTCGTATGTGTTTTCTAAAAGTAACTGACTCGTGCACAAGCTGATAGTTGATTATTGGCTTAACGATTTGATGGTCGTAACCAATGTTGCTTATAGGAACTAACGTAGCCGTAGGCCGTCAGGGCGGGTGGCCGCAGTGACGGTGGCGTTAGCTCGGTGGTTCTCCGAGGTTACGCCACGGGACGAGCTTGGAAACTCGGTGGTCTTCCGAGGTTTCAAGTCGAGCCGGAGGACCGCACCTCAGTCCGGAGGCGGTCCCCACAGCGGACACCCGCCCTGGTGGCCGGAGGCGGCCATTTCCGGTTCACTTGATCTAAACTACTTAAGTTTCCCCTCAGTATTGTTGTAGAAATCAACGTGATACTGGCCGTCGGTAACCGTCAGCTTGGTGATACTACCATTGTCAACGGGAACGGAGATGTCGATCTTATCGGAAAACTTCGACACGATACTCCGGATAGTCGTACTGTGCGTTGCAATCAGAATCTTGTCGCCGTCCGCAGCGGTAGCCACGGCGCGGTCTAATCCAGGTTGAAGACGGGCCCAGTAGGTGGCGTTATCTTCAGCATCACCGTAGGGGTCTTGCGCCCGAAACATGTCTTTGGTTTTTTCAATAGTTAACTTGGCAATCATGGCGTTGAAGGAGTCTAGCCCAACTGGAGATCCCAGCGTGTGCCAGGTGAAGCTGGTATCGAGGCCTTCAAAGAAGCCGAAGTTTTCTTCCCGAAAGGCGGGTTCCGTGGTCAGGGTCACTGGCGTACTGTTAGCGGCCAGAATACTCTTAGCCGTGTTTTGCGCTCGGGTCGTGTCACTAGCGAAAGCCGCTGCGAATGGAATGTGTGCCAACCGCTCGCCGGCGCGTTTGGCGTCGGCGATTCCCTTATCGGTCAGCGGGGAGTCGGACCACCCTTGAATTCGGTGGTATTTATTTAAAAAGGTTTGGCCGTGCCGCACCAAATATAGGTCAACTGTTGCCATCTCAATCTCTCCTTTGCGTGTCCTGAAGCTGAAGCAGGTGGCCAGTTACTGGTCACCTTGGGGCCTGGCAACTAGAACTGCCAAGTCCACACTGGTTAACATCTTACCAGTTCTAGTTGAGGATGCCTAGTTCGCGCCGAATTTCACGAGCCTTTTCTGGTGTGCTGGTGAAGATGATGCGGTCATTAAATTTCAACGTGGTAGCACCGGTTGGGCGGACAAAGTGACCGTCCCGGAAAATCTGACTGATGGTGACGTCGCCGACAAAGTCTAGACTGTGGATAGCTTGGTCCGTGTAACGGCGGTTGCGGAGGGCCACTTCGTAGACAGCCGAGGTCGAGGAGGTCAACAGACGTAACGTTGTTGGCGTTTCAATCAGGCTTCTGAGCATTGCGATATTGACGTTCGGTGTGTTGTAGACTTCAATTCCTAAGTCGATCAGCTCATCCTCCCGTTCGTCGAGGATGTTGCGGTCTTCAAAGCGGGCAATGACTCGATTGACACCGTAAGCTTTAGCGGCCTTGGCTAACTCGAAATTCTTGGTGGCATTGAAATGGCCGAGCACCACGATGTCAGCGTCAAAGGCGTCCTTCTGCTCAGCGTCGGCAACTTCTAGGGAGTCTAAGAGTTCAACGTTGACCTCGGAATTGTAAGTTTTGTAGTTGGCGGCCTTGTCGGTGTACATGGTGATGTCGTACCAACTATTGGCTAGCTGCTGGGCTACGGGCACCGTAAGGAGGTTGGTGCCAATAAAGTGGACCGTCGATTTTTTGAGATCTTCGGCTTCGGCAGAATAGCCGGTGTTGAACAGGAGTGGCCCCAGCACACAGGTCAGAATGGCCGCCAGCAGGAAGGCGCCGGACTGTTGGGTTGTGACGACCTTCATCGTCTTGGCGACTTGTAAGACGGCCAGAACCATGGTGATCGTCGTGGCGGTAATGGCGGTGCCGGCGAAGGCGTTGCCGCATTTGAAACGTAAACGGAGAACAAAGTAGACACCGACCTTGGCTAACAGGTAGGCGGCAAAGAATGCTGGAATCAGCAACAGAGTGGCTGGGTCTGCCAGCAAGGTCCGCAGGTTCAACTCGGCCCCACTCATCATGAAGAAGATGGGGATAAAGAAGCCGTAGCCAATCCCGTCTAGGCGCACACGAGTGTCCTCCTGCGGTTGAAGTAGTTTCATCACAATACCAGCCACGAAGGCACCTAGAATCCCTTCAGCCCCGACAGATTCGGCAATGACGACCATGCTAAAGATGAGGAAGAAAGCTAGGCGAATGTCGAGCTGCGTGGTGGATTTGTTGATGGACTCGAAGAAGGTAAAGAAGGGCTTGAACCGGCGGAACAGGACCCCAGCGGCCAAGAAGACGAGTAGGAGGAGCCACAGGGATTTACTGCTGTCGCCGAAGATTGAGGCGTAGATGGTCAACGAAAACAGAGGAACGATTTCGCCCAAGGCAGCAATCAGGAGTATGGTCTGGCCAAAGGGCTTACTCAGGAGCTCCTTTTCCTTGAGCGTGGCAATGACGATGCCTAACGAAATGGTCATGAAGATAATGGCGGCCAACCACGGGTCCTTGAAAAGGCCAGTCCACTGGCAAATGAAACCCAGGAGCAGGGCACAGACGACGATGGCCGCGTAACTGGTGACCGCTAAGAAAACGGGTGAATAGCGCGGGGCGCTCCCGGCAACTTTGGCGGCCAACGGGGTTTGCGGGCGTTTGCGACGACCGAATAGGCTGAAATCAATTTCCATCCCACTCAGAAACATCAGGAAGATGACTCCCGTGTTTGATAAGAGACTTAACGTATTGTTGCTGTGGACAACGTTTAAAATGCTGGGTCCTAACAGGATACCCACGAGGATTTCCACGACGGCGGTCGGTAGTACGGTGAGCTTGAATTTCGCCATGACTAGCGGCGTGACCAACGCGGCGGTTAAGATAATTAACAAGGAAACTTGGTCCATAGTTTCACCTCCGAAAAAATTT belongs to Levilactobacillus yonginensis and includes:
- a CDS encoding IS3 family transposase (programmed frameshift) — its product is MTKYTKLFKFKVVQDYLTTSLGLKLIARKYQIKSYTTVNKWIRQYQHFGTEGLEVRRPGKVYDGSFKVNVLKWMKTNQASLTETALNFDISAPSTIWQWQRSFERNGVDALYRGKGQPKLMPTNKQNKKVKKQSELEHLREENELLKIENEYLKKLKALVRSQPRRRAQIIQELRSSYKLVKILKVVGMAKSTYSYAVSHVAVDSDKDAGLKQTITDFKTKAPAAGYRQVTGQLREMGIVVNHKKVLRLMRELNLLSTAFSKQSRKYNSYKGTVGTIAKNRLNRRFMSDRPYQKLTTDITEIRWGKKTIEERAYFTCIYDLFSGEVLSYNISLNPTVTFTTKVLESAINRIPKQLGYRTTIHSDQGFQYQNIRWVQILKRRRIIQSMSRKATCLDNAAMESFFHIMKAEVYYQKELNTLEELTSAISSWIQYYNFSRIKTKLGGKSPVKYRTLTTQKVA
- a CDS encoding peptide ABC transporter substrate-binding protein, with amino-acid sequence MKVKSIVKLGTVASLATVLLAACGTSSSSSKAKDQTLHLMETSSLSSMDNAKATDIISGETLNNTGEGLLRFGKNSKTLPGLAKSYSKSKDGLTYTFNLRKSQWSNGEKVTAQDFVYSWQRTIAPKTGSQYAYLYADIKNANAIMKNKKPASALGVKKDGDYKLVVTLEHPVSYFPTLVAQQCFYPVNKKAVDKYGKKFATDAKHNVYNGPFKLTKWSGTSDDWTLTKNPKYWDAKVVKLQHVKYSAVKDPQTALSQYQSGKLDAIFLSGQQPKNYKNDKDFHSRVSSRITYVELNQRKDTMLKNKKARQALSMVINRQQYVNKVMQDGSKAATGIVSSGLAIRNGKDFSKTASVPSATSYNLDKAKTLWKQALKETGRKNYSITLLADDTPAGKSATEYIQSQWAKLDNFKVTNSNIPYKTRLSRSQNGQFEAVVSGWSADFPDPITDLSLFTTGNTYNNGRWSSKAYDKLIDEATTTNANKPSARWQNLVDAQKVMLKDQGIIPVYQTGMPQLMKSKVKGVVYFPVGANWDYSRAYIAK
- a CDS encoding peptide ABC transporter substrate-binding protein yields the protein MKINSAVKLGTVATFAAVLLAACGSSSSSSSEASKQTLNWMENSALPSMDLSTSTDVVSGETENNTNEGLLRFGKNSKTLPGVAKSYTKSKDGKTYTFNLRKSNWSNGDKVTAKDFVYAWQRTVNPKTASQYSYMYAQVKNANAIIAKKKPVSSLGVKAVGDYKLVVTLTQATSYFPALVASPMFFPQNQSVVQKYGKKYATNAASNVYNGPFKLTYWTGTSDNWTLSKNTKYWNAKNVKLKKINFKTMKDPQTSLSQYQSGKLDATYLSGQQPKNYKNSKQYVERKSASTFYIELNEKKDSMMKNKKARQALSLAINRNQFVNKVLADGSTAAKGLVSTGLASKDGKDFNTAAAVPSATTQDLAKAKKLWKQALKETGRKSYSLTLMADDTPAGKNSAEFIQSQWAKLDGLKVTNSNLPFKTRLARSQNGQFDAVISAWGADFPDPISFLSLFTSGNSYNNGKWASKSYDKYVKAASGKDANDASARWNDMVNAQKTILGDQGIIPVYQQGKAQLVKSNVKGLIYFPTGANWDFSSAYISK
- the opp3b gene encoding oligopeptide ABC transporter permease; the encoded protein is MAKYLAKRIFYLVLTLFIVITVTFFLMKLLPGTPLTNQAKLSKSQIALIYEQYGLDKPVWQQYLLYLAGAVRGNFGTSFQFSDQPVSYLLSSRIGPSLQIGLQAMIFGVVIGIIVGSFGAMKQNTWVDTSATFVSILGISIPSFVLAVLLQYYLGLKLGWFPIAEWGGFIYTVLPTLALGATPLAESARFVRTEMVDVLSSDYIELAKAKGLSRTGVIYHHALRNSLIPLITIVGPLAVNIMTGSMVVENIFSIPGIGEQFVKSVLTNDYPTIMGLTIIYSFMLCVVLLFTDILYGIVDPRIRITGKAN
- a CDS encoding ABC transporter permease, which codes for MADTVKLPEDSFKPISADDRTALDSEKIAAPSLTFAQDAWRRLRNNKGAWISLIVLAVVFIMAFGSIFVSPHDPNAVNPSYANLPSKIPGVGINGFNGTLVQAGQRVDAYKQAGASNLHYIMGTDYLGRDLFSRVLYGTRISLIIALVATLFDLTIGVTYGMFSGWKGGRIDTIMQRIIEIILSIPNLVVIVLLILILKPGMTSIIIAIALTSWTNMARLVRAQTMELKEQEFILAARTLGERPMQIAFKHLLPNLSSVIIINTMFTIPNAIFFEATLSYIGIGISSPQASLGTLLNDGQKNFQFLPYQMWWPALVLSIIMLAFNLLGDGLRDAFDPRTKE
- a CDS encoding ABC transporter ATP-binding protein, which translates into the protein MENEKNILEVRNLQVNFKTYAGDVKAIRDVSFDLRKGETLAIVGESGSGKSVTTRTIMGLNASNADIASGSIKYKGEDLLKKSEKEMEAIRGQDIAEIFQDPMTSLDPTMKIGRQIAEPLMVHKGMKKEKALAQALEMMKLVGITDAENRINDYPHQFSGGMRQRIVIAIALVNYPEILIADEPTTALDVTIQAQILNLMKELQDKISTSIIFITHDLGVVAGMADRVAVMYAGKIVEYGTVDEIFYNPKHPYTWGLLSSMPTMDTGGDELPSIPGTPPDLLDPPKGDAFAARNAYALKIDTEKEPPFFKVSDTHYAATWLMHPDAPEVTPPAQIVARQKKYAEMQAKLVQTQRTTGPVEEEEEQQ